The genomic region AAAAGAGATAAAGAAGTTTTCACCTTTATCTCTTTTTTAGGATTTTTTTAACATAATTATATTTAGTGCAACTTCTCAGGCTCTAAATAGAGTTCTCCTCCTTTGGCTTTAAACTCATCCATTTTCTCTTTCATTCCTTCTTCCAATGCTTCTTGATCATTTAAACCATGTTCTTTTGCATAGTCTCTAACATCTTGCGTGATTTTCATTGAACAGAAATGAGGTCCACACATTGAACAGAAATGAGCTACTTTTGCGTTATCACTTGGCAATGTTTCATCATGATATGCACGTGCAGTGTCAGGATCTAAGGATAAGTTAAATTGATCCTCCCATCTAAATTCAAATCGAGCTAAACTCATTGCATTATCTCTAATTTGTGATCCTGGAAACCCTTTAGCTAAATCAGCAGCGTGAGCAGCTATTTTATAGGTAATTACCCCTTCTTTTACATCATCTCTATTAGGTAAGCCTAAATGTTCTTTTGGAGTTACATAACACAACATTGCTGTTCCATACCATCCAATATTTGCGGCACCAATCGCTGAGGTAATATGGTCATATCCAGGAGCTATATCTTGCGTTAAAGGTCCTAAAGTATAAAATGGAGCTTCAAAACAATCCCTTAGTTCTTTGTCCATATTTTCTTTAATCATGTGTAATGGTACATGGCCTGGCCCTTCAATCATTACCTGAACATCATGTTTCCAAGCAATTTTCGTTAATTCTCCTAGAGTTTCAAGTTCAGCAAATTGTGCTCTATCATTAGCATCAGCAATAGAACCTGGTCGTAAACCATCTCCTAAAGAAAAACCAACATCATACTGCTTCATGATTTCACAAATGTCTTCAAAATGCGTATACAAGAAGTTTTCTTTATGATGCGCCAAACACCATTTAGCCATTATTGAACCACCTCTAGATACAATTCCTGTTACTCGATTAGCTGTCATTGGAACATAACGTAGCAATACTCCAGCATGAATTGTAAAATAATCTACCCCTTGTTCAGCTTGTTCTATTAAGGTATCTCTAAACAGTTCCCATGTTAAATCTTCTGCTTTTCCATTTACTTTTTCTAATGCTTGATAAATTGGAACAGTTCCAATTGGAACAGGAGAATTACGGATTACCCACTCTCTTGTTTCATGGATGTTTTTACCTGTGCTCAAATCCATTACAGTATCAGCTCCCCATCTGGTTGCCCATACTGTTTTTTCAACTTCTTCTTCAATTGAAGAGGTCACAGCAGAATTACCAATATTGGCATTAATTTTCACCAAAAAATTACGCCCAATAATCATAGGCTCAGTTTCTGGATGATTAATATTATTGGGTAATACTGCTCTACCTGCAGCGATTTCAGAACGAACGAACTCTGGAGTTATCACATCAGGAATATTAGCTCCAAAACCTTGTCCTGGATGTTGATTAATCGTTCCTTTATATTCTTGTAAACGTTGATTTTCTCTAATAGCAACATACTCCATTTCTGGTGTAATAATCCCTTTTTTAGCATAGTGCATTTGGGTTACATTTGCTCCTTTTTTAGCTCTTAATGGATTTTGTAAATGCTGAAAACGCAAATGATTTAATTCACTATTTTCCAATCGTTCTTTACCATATTCAGAGCTTATACCATCTAATTCCTCAACATCTCCTCGATCCAAAATCCATTGTTTACGAATAGTAGGAATTCCTTTACGAACATCAATTTCAATTGAAGAATCAGTATAAGGACCTGAGGTATCATATACTGTAACAGGTGGATTAGCCTTTTTCTTAAACTCTCCATCTGTAAACATTGGTTTTGAATCTGTTAGAGTGATCTCACGCATTGCAACTCTAATGTCTTTATGCAACTCCCCTTTTACATATATTTTTTTAGATCCAGGAAATTCATCTCTTGTTATTTTTGAGGCTGAATTTGGAATATTATCTTTTTTTGCCATAGTTTTAAATCTTATGTTAACCGCCTTGAGTTGCAGTAATAATTATAATTTCATCATTGTTTTTTAATTCTTTTTCTTCCCAATCACTTTGAGCTACAACACTTTGGTTTAATGCCACGGCCACACCTCCATTATTTGCTAAATTATTTTGGTTTAAAAAGACTTTAAGCGTTACACCTTTGGGTAACTGAATTTTCTGTCCATTTAATTGAATAGTTATCATAGTTTAATCCATTAAACGACTGTAGCGAGCGCTAACTTTCAACTTTTCCTTCCGCTAGCATTATCTAGTTCAAGTAATAAGAGTATTTCTCAGCTTTATTTATAAAACCACAACTGGCTTCAAAGCACCTCTAAAGTCGTACGTAAAGATAATCAACTTTTTTTGAAGTTAATCTCACTTAGTTAAAGTTGTTGAAAGATGTGTGAAATCGTTAAAATCTTACCGTTTTATTTACGATGACACTCGATTCTTTAAAAACAAGTTCTATTTGACCTTTATCCTAAAAATAATTTTTAGCTTTGTCTAAACTTTATTTTCAACATTTCGAAATGGGGACAAAATCAGAAGAAGATCAAATAAAAGCTATTTACAGTTTAAGTGAAACAACAAATGGAGCTCCTATATCTACTAATGCTTTGGCTGAACATTTACAGATAAAGGCTGCAAGTGTCTCTGACATGTTAAAAAAGCTTGCCCAAAAAGGCTGGGTTAATTACGTTAAATATAATGGGAGTACACTAACAGAAGAAGGGGAAAAATTAGCTTTATCTATTATCAGAAAACATCGATTGTGGGAAACATTTTTAGTTAAAAACTTACATTTCAAATGGGATGAAGTTCATGAGATTGCTGAACAATTAGAGCATATTAAATCTGAGCAATTGATCGATAAATTAGCCAATTACTTAGGAAACCCTGATTATGATCCTCATGGCGACCCCATTCCTACAAAAGATGGGATCATCAATGATCATCGAAAGTCCATTTTATTGGCAGAATTAAAACAAGAAGAACAAGGTGTTATCGTTGGTGTTAATGACTCTTCCTCTGCTCTTCTTCAGTACCTTACTAAAGAAAACTTGGTATTAGGGACTCCTGTAAAAGTGCTGGAAATCTTTGATTTTGACAATAGTTTTAAAATCGAAAGTAAAGGAAAAACATACAATATTTCTGAACAAATTACTCAAAATATCTTTATTCAAAAACACTAATTTAAACTATGTGGTGGACAAATTTAATTCATTGGTTTTCTGAGCTACACCCTGTATTGGCAGCTTTAATTGCGACAACATTTACATGGTTGGTGACTGCTGCTGGAGCTGCTCTAGTTTTTTTCTTTAAATCATTAAATCGTGGAGTCTTAGACTCTATGCTTGGTTTTACAGGAGGGGTAATGGTTGCTGCTAGTTGTTTTGGGTTACTTGGCCCTTCTATTGATATGACTGGTGGAGAAGGTTTTGCTAAAGCAATGCCTGCTGTAATTGGTTTTATTATTGGAGCTATATTTCTTTACGGTCTTGATAAAGTGATGCCCCATCTACATATTAATTTCAAAGAAGATGAAAAGGAAGGGGTAAAATCGAATTTACACCGTACTACCCTATTAATTCTTGCGATTACTTTACACAACATCCCAGAAGGGTTGGCTGTCGGAGTCATTTTTGGAGCTGCAATGGGGGAATTTGAAATGGTCAATACTGCTGTTATTTTAGCTATCGGAATTGGGATACAAAATTTTCCTGAAGGATTTGCTGTTGCGATGCCACTAAGACGTGAGGGAGTTAGCAGAAGAAAGAGCTTTTGGTATGGACAACTTTCTGCAATAGTTGAACCTATCTTTGGAGTAATTGGTGCTGCTGCGGTTTTATATTTTGAACCAATACTACCTTATGCTCTAGCATTTGCTGCGGGTGCAATGATCTATGTTGTTGTAGAAGAAGTTATTCCAGAAACACAACGAGATAAATACACAGATGTAGCTACCCTAGGCTTTATGATTGGTTTTGTATTAATGATGGCTTTAGATGTGGGATTGGGCTAAAAATCACCATTTATCGAAATAGAGACACATCTCCTTTATAACTTCTAATTTCGTTATCAACTGATACTGTTAAAAACCAATAATAAACGCCTTCTATAGCTTTCTGTCCATTGATCATACCATCCCAACCATGATTTTGATTCGTTGAAGAGAACACTTCTTTACCCCATCGGTCAAAAACATTAAAAGAAATAGCCTCTACATAACCTCTTATGTAAAGCACATCATTCTCACCATCATTGTTTGGGGAAAATGCACTTGGAATGAAAATATTATTGATTGGTTCAATAATTAGTTCTTTAGATAGCGTATCTGAACATCCAACAGAATCAAAGACAATCAATTCTACTTCATAAGTTCCTATATCTGAGTATAGGTATTCAGGACTGTAATTTAGGCTATCAATATCACCGTTGTCAAAATTCCACACCCAATTTATAGCACCTGTACTATTGTTAGAAAAGGTTATCAAAGCATTGTTTATTGTTGTTTCTTCAGGGGTTATATCAAAATTTGCTATTGGTTTAGGTAATACATGAATCAATGACGTTTTATTCAAAGTATCGAAACACCCTTGTGCATTTTCTGCTACTAATACCACATCATATGTTCCTGAATTTTCGAAACAATGTCCATTAAAAGCATTAGTTGTATGCTCTACTCCATTTCCAAAATCCCAATAAAGGTTAGTAATGCCAATTGAATCATAAGATTCGCTTTTAAAAGTAACACAAACTCCTGGACATCCGGCTGTCTCATCTTCTGAAAAAAGAGCTTGTGGCTTTGGAAAGATAGAAATCATCTGTGTGCTACTATCAGTACACCCTTCGGTTGATATAGCTGATAATTCTACAACATATTCGCCTTCACTGACATAATTGTATAAAGGATTATCAATGGATGAACTTCCTCCTGTTCCATCGTTAAACTGCCATAAATAAGATACATTCCCATTTCCTTGAATAGTTGTTAAATTCTCAAACAACATCTCTTGTTCATTGATACAACTATGATTGGCTAAAAAGTTTACTTCTGGTGTTGGAGCCACATTTAATGTTGTAACCATTGTATCTGTACAACCATTGCTCGACATGCCTATTAATGTTACAGAATAATTTCCTGAATTTTGATAACTATGAGCTAATTCTGTATTGGTCGTGTTTAAATTAACTACTGTACCGTCTCCAAAATCCCAGTGAATTTCTTCTATAGAATTAGGGGGATCTACAACTATACTGTCAACGACCAATAAAGAATCATTTTGACAAATATCGTTTAACGAAAATGCTACTTCAGGAGATGCTACTATTGATAATTGTTTAGTCATTGAATCTGTACAATTATGATTAGAAGTCACCACTAACGACACTTGATAATCACCTGTACTTGAGTAATAGTGTTCTTCTGAAACTTGACTACTATTAGTTCCATCTCCAAAATTCCAATGGTAATCTGTTATCAAATCTGGTGCAGCAATGAATGAATGGTTTTCAAAAACTGTCCCTTGGTATAGACAATAAATTGAATCATTAAATAATGCTTGTGGCATTCCATGAACAACGATATTATTACTTGCCGTATCTATACATCCATTAGAGCCATTAACAATAAAATGAACGGTATAATTCCCTGTACTATCAAAGATATGCGCAGTTTGATTAACAGTATCTATTAAATTGGCATCTGTAGACCAAAGTACATTACTTATCGTTGATGGTGTGGCTATCACTCCATTTCCTACAAGGGATATAGAGTCTGACAAACATATTTCATTGCTTATTGTTGCTGTTGCACTTGGTTTTGGTAAAATTATGATTTGTTGTTCTTGGCTTACGCATCCTGATACTGTGTCTGTCAAACTTATTAAAGTCGTTCCTTGATTTACGCCCAATAAATCGGTATTAACTATGTTAGCGATATTACTATTCGTGACCAGCCATGAAGTAGAATCTACTATTGGCAAATTTATAGAAGCTTCTTCACATAATGTATTGGGAGAAATTGATGGTATCACAGGTACTTCATTAACCATTACATTTTGGACAGAAGAATCACTCATACATCCTGTAATAGTATCAATAATATAAATATTAGCTGTTCCTTCGGCTATTCCTACCAAATCATTATTGAGTATATTTAGAGTATTACTTTGAATAAGTTGGTGATTTGCAAGTGTTATTGATAAGGTATCCCCCTCACAAAGCTGCCAGTTTGAATTGGGAAGAACAGGGCTCTCTCCAACCACAATATTAAGTTCTTCAGCTAAAGAATAACCGCAAATATTTTTTCCTACAACGCTCAAAACTCCAGATGAATCTGGCGAGAAAAATAAAGAATCATGACTTCCTATAGAATCACTAAAACCAGCATAGGACCATATAAAATAGTCTATATCTGAACTCCCTTGAATGGTATATAATATTGAATCGAGATCACAAACTACTGAATCTCCATCAATATTTGTTGTAAGTACTGGTCTACTTGCAGAGTCTGCGAAAACATTGATAGAATCCTGTACAATACAATTTTGTCCATAATCAACAGTAATGCTATAAACCCCATAATCTGTAACAAATAATGTATCATTAGTTGAACCATCATTCCAAAGAAATGTTGTGTTTGGAGTTGAAAAGAAATCATTGGTATATATTGTATGTCCTATACTTGGAAATGGGCATGATACCTCTACATCAGTTCCTAACCCTATCATTCCATTATTGGTGTTGGGAGCAAAAGTAAAACCTACATTATTTCCAGCATCAATACTATTTAACTCTACATCAACAACTGTATAAGAACCTGTTGCATCCAATCCTCTAAAATTGACATAATCTACTCTAACACTTCCGCCTAAAATATCAATATTGGCTCTTGTAGTTGTTGAGGATGAACGAATAAATAGAATATAACATGGATTTCCACTAAAATAAAACTTATTGTTTATTGTCTGTGTTTTATTGGCTTGTAAAGTATAGTTATTACCAGCTGTAAATAATAATGTATCAAAAACATTATCCCCTCTTAATTCTCCTGAAGTCATAAACACCATTTTTTCAGCTAAAAATGGACCTTCAACCTCAGCTTCGGCAGGAGTTGGATCGGAAAACAAGACATGATAGTATTGGTGTTGATTATCTCCTTTAAAATCTCTAAAACTATTGTGAAGCGGGTTAATAAAGTCTATAATACTTGTCCCAGCATTTAATAGTGAATTATTCCCATAATACTCCCACCCAGAGTAATAAGCTTCAATATCAATAGCAGAACTCCCAAGCACTAAGTTTCTATTCAAACTTCCATACGACCTAAACTGAAACAATGTAATATCTTGGTTATTGGTATATAAATTCCCTTCCAAAAACATTAATATCCTACAATCAAATGCATCTTGAAACGTCCACTCTCCAGAACTACTAAACTCAAAATCTTTTAATACCTCAACACCATTTGAAGTAATGAGTTCTCCGGTGTTTATTGATTTAAATCTAGTTTTAGAAATATCATAAATCATATCAGCTTGCATGGTCCATGATCCATAGACATCTAAAAAATTAGTGTTTGCGCTAATAATTGTTGGTGTATTTAATGCTCCGATAAATGTAATATCACGACAATATTGTGTTATTCCGTCTAAGGTTACCACATTATTCCCTATAGTAAAACCACTATTATTGTTAAAAACTACATTGTCTAATGGCGTAGGAACACAACCTCCATTTGAAGCGGGGTACACTCCATTGTTTACTGTTGACCAGTGTGTATTGTCGTTCCAATTTCCTGTTCCTCCTACCCAATACAAGGTCGTTCCTGTAGCTGGTGGAAATGTAATATTGGTATTATTCCCTATATCAAAGGAACTATTGGCCAACAAAGGAATATTCCCTGTGGCTTGTATATCTTTTATTGATAAGTTATCTAATGAAGTGCTTCCACTGATATTGAGTATTGCTTGATTTCCTGCATTAGTTGACTCTACATTAATTAGCCCCTGACAAGGAGGAGCTGAAGCAGAGAAATGAGCGACAACTGTTTGGGTATTGTTGGCTTGCAGTACATAGTTACAGCCTGCTGAAAAAATTAATGTATCAAAGGTATTATTGTCAGCTATTTTACCCGAGCTCATAAACATCATCTTTTCAACCTGAAAAGGGCCATCAACTTCTGCAATTCCAGGATTAGGATCTGAAAAAAGAATACGATAATATTGATGATTATTATCTCCTCTAAAATCATTAAAGCTGTTGTTTAGTGTATTAATAAAATCGATTGTACTTGTACCTGCATTCAAAGTTGAGTTAGCTCCTTGATATTGCCATCCTGAATTTGATCCTTCAATAACAACAGACGAACCTCCCAATATTAAATCTCTATTTAATGCCCCACTTGATCTAAACTGCATTAAGGTTAGGGTTTGATTGTTCGTTACTAAATTCCCCTCAATAAAAGTTAATATTCGTGCATCAAAATCATCTTGAAACGTCCATTCTCCAGAACTACTAAACTCAAAATCTTTCAACACTTCTACCCCATTTGAAGTAATTGTTTCTCCTGTATTTGTTGATTTAAAAATAGTTTTTGAAATATCATATACCATATTCGCTTGCATTGTCCACGATCCATAGACATCTAAATAATTGGTATTTGCTCCAGTTATTGTTGGAGTATTTAATGCTCCTACAAAGGTAATATCTCTACAATATTGAGTTATCGCATCTAGCGTAACAGTGTTATTAGCTGTAAAACCACTATTATTGTTAAATACAACATCATCTAAAGGAGTTGGAACACAACCACCACTAGATGCTGGGTATATTCCATCATTAACAGTTGACCAATGTGTATTATCATTCCAGTTACCTGTTCCTCCTACCCAATACAACGTGGTTCCTGTAGCTGGAGGAAATGTGATGTTGGTATTATTCCCTATATCAAAAGAACTGTTGGCTATTAAAGGTACATTTCCTAATGCTTGAATATCTTTTACTGATAAATTGTCTAGAGCTGCTGTCCCTTGAATACTAAGGTTTGCCTGATTACCTGCAATTGTTGACTCTATATTAATCAACCCTTGACATGGTGGAGCTGAAGCAGAAAAGTGGGCTACAACTGTTTGGGTATTATTGGCTTGCAAGACATAATTATTTCCTGCCGAAAAAATAAGTGTATCAAAACTATTATTTCCTTTTAATTCTCCCGAACTCATAAACACCATTTTTTCAACTTGAAATGGACCTTCTACTTCTGCTTCTCCGGGGTTAGGGTTACTAAATAATACTCTATAGTATTGTTGGTTATTATTCCCTTCAAAATCTTTAAAACTTGTACTTAATTGATTTATAAAATCAATGGTACTTGTTCCTGCATTTAAAATATGGTTCGTTCCATCATAAGACCATCCTGAACTAGTTCCCTCTATTATAATTAATGAGCTTCCTAATGTTAAGTTTCGAGTCAAGTTTCCTGCAGACCAAAAGCGTGATAATGTTAGGGTCTGATTATTAGTTATTAAACTCCCTTCAGTAAAAGATAGCATTCGAGCATCAAAATCATCTTGAAACGTCCATTCTCCAGCGCTGCTAAACTCAACATTATTCAACACCTCTACTCCATTAGAAGTAATTGTTTCTCCTGTATTTGTGGATTTAAAAACAGTTTTTGCAAGGTCATATACCATATTGGCTTGCATTGTCCATGATCCATATACTTCTAAAAAGTTAGTATTAGATTCGGTTATTGTTGGTGTGTTTAAAGCTCCTACAAAAGTGATGTCTTTGCATGTTGCTGACACATTAACTGTAACGGTATTATTCCCTATAGTAAAACCACTATTTGCATCAAAAATTACATTATCGTTAGGAGAAGGCACTACTGTTTGGATAATATTTCCTCCTGAAGTTGTTGCCCAGTGATTGATATCGCTCCAGCTCCCACTCCCATTAACCCAATAATAATCTAAAGCTGCAACTTTAAAAAAAGACAATACCAATACAAAACAAAGAATTATTCTTGTTTTCATAAAAAACGTTATTATCTAAAGATAATAATCTAAATTATTTTCACATTAATCTCAATAATAAAAAAAACAAAAATTATTAAACGTATTATTTTATTATTTTTAAGCTATGAAATACCTGTTATTATTTTCACTTTTATACACACAAGTATCATTTGCTCAAACTAACACTACTTTTCAAAAAGTATCCTCTAGTTTCCCTGTACAAGGCCGTTATCATTCCAATATATACTCATCTCCTAATGAGACCTATCGGACAAAAGAAAGAATTAATAGTAATAACGTAAACGTAATTGAAGAAAGTAAAGAATGGTTAGTTGTTAAATATCATATAGATGAAACAACACTTGCCTATGGATATATCAAACGTAAAGATGCCTATATAAAACAATATTCATTGAATGACGGTAAAATTTTAACTGTTTCACCTCAAACTTGGGATGGAAGTGACAATACATTTATTTTAAGTGTAGTAGACTATAAAACTGGTCAAATTATTGATTCTACAACTATTACCAATATGAATCATGGTTATCGATTTTTGGAGTTACCCTATCAATCTGGGCTAAAAGGAGTA from Flavobacteriales bacterium harbors:
- the thiC gene encoding phosphomethylpyrimidine synthase ThiC, which encodes MAKKDNIPNSASKITRDEFPGSKKIYVKGELHKDIRVAMREITLTDSKPMFTDGEFKKKANPPVTVYDTSGPYTDSSIEIDVRKGIPTIRKQWILDRGDVEELDGISSEYGKERLENSELNHLRFQHLQNPLRAKKGANVTQMHYAKKGIITPEMEYVAIRENQRLQEYKGTINQHPGQGFGANIPDVITPEFVRSEIAAGRAVLPNNINHPETEPMIIGRNFLVKINANIGNSAVTSSIEEEVEKTVWATRWGADTVMDLSTGKNIHETREWVIRNSPVPIGTVPIYQALEKVNGKAEDLTWELFRDTLIEQAEQGVDYFTIHAGVLLRYVPMTANRVTGIVSRGGSIMAKWCLAHHKENFLYTHFEDICEIMKQYDVGFSLGDGLRPGSIADANDRAQFAELETLGELTKIAWKHDVQVMIEGPGHVPLHMIKENMDKELRDCFEAPFYTLGPLTQDIAPGYDHITSAIGAANIGWYGTAMLCYVTPKEHLGLPNRDDVKEGVITYKIAAHAADLAKGFPGSQIRDNAMSLARFEFRWEDQFNLSLDPDTARAYHDETLPSDNAKVAHFCSMCGPHFCSMKITQDVRDYAKEHGLNDQEALEEGMKEKMDEFKAKGGELYLEPEKLH
- the thiS gene encoding sulfur carrier protein ThiS, with translation MITIQLNGQKIQLPKGVTLKVFLNQNNLANNGGVAVALNQSVVAQSDWEEKELKNNDEIIIITATQGG
- a CDS encoding metal-dependent transcriptional regulator, with the translated sequence MGTKSEEDQIKAIYSLSETTNGAPISTNALAEHLQIKAASVSDMLKKLAQKGWVNYVKYNGSTLTEEGEKLALSIIRKHRLWETFLVKNLHFKWDEVHEIAEQLEHIKSEQLIDKLANYLGNPDYDPHGDPIPTKDGIINDHRKSILLAELKQEEQGVIVGVNDSSSALLQYLTKENLVLGTPVKVLEIFDFDNSFKIESKGKTYNISEQITQNIFIQKH
- a CDS encoding ZIP family metal transporter — protein: MWWTNLIHWFSELHPVLAALIATTFTWLVTAAGAALVFFFKSLNRGVLDSMLGFTGGVMVAASCFGLLGPSIDMTGGEGFAKAMPAVIGFIIGAIFLYGLDKVMPHLHINFKEDEKEGVKSNLHRTTLLILAITLHNIPEGLAVGVIFGAAMGEFEMVNTAVILAIGIGIQNFPEGFAVAMPLRREGVSRRKSFWYGQLSAIVEPIFGVIGAAAVLYFEPILPYALAFAAGAMIYVVVEEVIPETQRDKYTDVATLGFMIGFVLMMALDVGLG
- a CDS encoding PKD domain-containing protein, translating into MKTRIILCFVLVLSFFKVAALDYYWVNGSGSWSDINHWATTSGGNIIQTVVPSPNDNVIFDANSGFTIGNNTVTVNVSATCKDITFVGALNTPTITESNTNFLEVYGSWTMQANMVYDLAKTVFKSTNTGETITSNGVEVLNNVEFSSAGEWTFQDDFDARMLSFTEGSLITNNQTLTLSRFWSAGNLTRNLTLGSSLIIIEGTSSGWSYDGTNHILNAGTSTIDFINQLSTSFKDFEGNNNQQYYRVLFSNPNPGEAEVEGPFQVEKMVFMSSGELKGNNSFDTLIFSAGNNYVLQANNTQTVVAHFSASAPPCQGLINIESTIAGNQANLSIQGTAALDNLSVKDIQALGNVPLIANSSFDIGNNTNITFPPATGTTLYWVGGTGNWNDNTHWSTVNDGIYPASSGGCVPTPLDDVVFNNNSGFTANNTVTLDAITQYCRDITFVGALNTPTITGANTNYLDVYGSWTMQANMVYDISKTIFKSTNTGETITSNGVEVLKDFEFSSSGEWTFQDDFDARILTFIEGNLVTNNQTLTLMQFRSSGALNRDLILGGSSVVIEGSNSGWQYQGANSTLNAGTSTIDFINTLNNSFNDFRGDNNHQYYRILFSDPNPGIAEVDGPFQVEKMMFMSSGKIADNNTFDTLIFSAGCNYVLQANNTQTVVAHFSASAPPCQGLINVESTNAGNQAILNISGSTSLDNLSIKDIQATGNIPLLANSSFDIGNNTNITFPPATGTTLYWVGGTGNWNDNTHWSTVNNGVYPASNGGCVPTPLDNVVFNNNSGFTIGNNVVTLDGITQYCRDITFIGALNTPTIISANTNFLDVYGSWTMQADMIYDISKTRFKSINTGELITSNGVEVLKDFEFSSSGEWTFQDAFDCRILMFLEGNLYTNNQDITLFQFRSYGSLNRNLVLGSSAIDIEAYYSGWEYYGNNSLLNAGTSIIDFINPLHNSFRDFKGDNQHQYYHVLFSDPTPAEAEVEGPFLAEKMVFMTSGELRGDNVFDTLLFTAGNNYTLQANKTQTINNKFYFSGNPCYILFIRSSSTTTRANIDILGGSVRVDYVNFRGLDATGSYTVVDVELNSIDAGNNVGFTFAPNTNNGMIGLGTDVEVSCPFPSIGHTIYTNDFFSTPNTTFLWNDGSTNDTLFVTDYGVYSITVDYGQNCIVQDSINVFADSASRPVLTTNIDGDSVVCDLDSILYTIQGSSDIDYFIWSYAGFSDSIGSHDSLFFSPDSSGVLSVVGKNICGYSLAEELNIVVGESPVLPNSNWQLCEGDTLSITLANHQLIQSNTLNILNNDLVGIAEGTANIYIIDTITGCMSDSSVQNVMVNEVPVIPSISPNTLCEEASINLPIVDSTSWLVTNSNIANIVNTDLLGVNQGTTLISLTDTVSGCVSQEQQIIILPKPSATATISNEICLSDSISLVGNGVIATPSTISNVLWSTDANLIDTVNQTAHIFDSTGNYTVHFIVNGSNGCIDTASNNIVVHGMPQALFNDSIYCLYQGTVFENHSFIAAPDLITDYHWNFGDGTNSSQVSEEHYYSSTGDYQVSLVVTSNHNCTDSMTKQLSIVASPEVAFSLNDICQNDSLLVVDSIVVDPPNSIEEIHWDFGDGTVVNLNTTNTELAHSYQNSGNYSVTLIGMSSNGCTDTMVTTLNVAPTPEVNFLANHSCINEQEMLFENLTTIQGNGNVSYLWQFNDGTGGSSSIDNPLYNYVSEGEYVVELSAISTEGCTDSSTQMISIFPKPQALFSEDETAGCPGVCVTFKSESYDSIGITNLYWDFGNGVEHTTNAFNGHCFENSGTYDVVLVAENAQGCFDTLNKTSLIHVLPKPIANFDITPEETTINNALITFSNNSTGAINWVWNFDNGDIDSLNYSPEYLYSDIGTYEVELIVFDSVGCSDTLSKELIIEPINNIFIPSAFSPNNDGENDVLYIRGYVEAISFNVFDRWGKEVFSSTNQNHGWDGMINGQKAIEGVYYWFLTVSVDNEIRSYKGDVSLFR